The genomic region aattttaagtttaaaataaattcacagCACAAAGGGTAGCATGTTTTCTCTGAATAATAAAAGGCAGAACAAGTCTTGAGGTGTTCATGCTGCCTTCGGGGGATGCTCGTATTTCCCATAGTGAAGGAAACAGATTTCTTAAAAATTGTTGCTCGATGTAAATATCTCTTCATATAGTTGCTTTTTGAAAGTAAGATATTTTCGATTTCCAAAATTGTTAAAACTAGATGATATTATGcctattgttattttattacattacattgtttACTGAGTGAGAAATTTTATTCAGGACTACCAAGACTTTTGAGCTGTAGGCTCAAAACCTTGGCTTGCCTCGATAGACTGTATAATGTTTGCCTGTCTGGTGATGTGAGTATAGTAATGCCCGAATTATGCCTTTCAGGAAATCTCCAAAGCTGTACCGCCCCACGCCATTTGCGCCAAAATGTCGGGTAACTGCACGCTAAAGTTACGGTTAGAGGCATATTGGAGAGCTGAAGTCGCCAGTCTTTCGACAACTGCGATATTTTGGACACATCGAGAGAGGAAGCATTGTCTGACAAGCGAAAATCAGGGCTACAAGATCCCTGTGCCACCGGTGTAGGTTTCGCGGGACTTCTGCTACGCGCATGCGCTGTACATTGAGTTTTGCGCGCGGGAGCACACAAGGAAGAGGTTTGCAGAACTACGTGTGGCTGTTGTCGCTACTCCACAGTGTATTTGTCATTTCAGGTTTGATTTTATTAACGTAATTACAAGGTGACAACATGTGGAATCAGGGTGAGTTTAATTCCCACGCTGTTTCGTTGTGGTATAAAGTGGTCAGGTCGGCTTGTTGACATTGTTTTGCTGCGGCTAACGATAGCTAAGCGTTACTGACTTGACTCTTTGTTGCTGTGTCTTTGAAGAAAAATTGTGTCTAAACTTTTTTGCTATTTCAGGAGGTTACAGTGAGTCGAGTACGGTCGGAGGTTATACTCAGTCTCCAGGAGGCTTTGCATCACCTTCCCTATCCCAGGGTGGAGACAAGAAAGGGGTTTGTACTGAAGTCTACACTAGCCCTTCGTCTTTGTAATCTACATGGAACAGATGTGACCTGAATATCTATCAAAACATCATTGCTTAAATTGCACacttatattttaaatatatatggcAATGTATCATAAGCTTGACCCCTCTTTCCCAGGTAGCACATCTGTGTATTCCTGTGTACTGATGGAAACATTTGGGCACAGCagtcaatatgtgtgtgtgtgtgtgtgtgtgtgtgtgtgtgtgtgtgttgcagagaaCCCGTGCCACACAGATAATCCCCTGCACAGTGTCTCAGCTGATGTCTGCTTCTCAGACTGATGAGGCCTTCAAAGTAGGAGATGTGGAAGTTGCCCAGGTAAGctgaagcaaaacagggactgCAGTGCAGGGTGGCAGAAAATGCAAATGACTATCAATAGTGTCCAGTGGTGCAATTACAATAGGGCTGAAACTGATGATTAGTATAACTATTAGTGGATCTCTGTTCTGAAAGTTTTTGGCTTCTAAAGGGGGTCATGACAGAAAACACATCAGAAAGTAGGTAAAGATTCCTTTTACCTGAGCCCAAGTTGATGTATTTTAAACCAACAGTAAAACTGaaagatattaaatttacaCCAAATGTCTGGCATTATTGTTTGAgaaatgacttaaatgattaatccaTTTGAGATAGAGCAGTacttagttgattaatcaatgaGCCGAGCAACAGAAACAGTCAGCAACTATATAGATATTTGGTTCATTATTCCTAAAAGGAAAAtgctaaacatttaaaaattcaTGTTTCTTAAATGTTAGGGTTTAGTGCCTTTTTTTTGGGCcttatgatagtaaactgaatgtcttgGTGTTTGGGGCTGATGTTTGGATAAAGCAATCAATTTGAGTACATAATCATCAGGTCTGGGAAATTGTAATAAGggtctgttttcattttatagaaaaagattaatcaataattaaaatagtttttggtAGTTTCCCTAGTTATTGGATTAGATTAACAATGACCATAGTGATCATGAGAAAAAGGTGGATATTGGCCAAAAAATCCACAACCtgcattgatttttatttttttaaattttattttttgaaggGGGAAAAGAGAGATTAATTGGTTGATGCCACATGTACTTAATCCAGAGATGATTCCCTGCAGCATATTGACTTACTTGACCTTGCTGTTGGATAACTTTTAATGTTCTGTGTTATAGGTTACCATTGTGGGTGTCATCAGGAGCACAGACAAATCCATGACCAACATCCAGTACAAGGTCGATGACATGACAGGTGCACCCATGGATGTGAAGCAGTGGGTAGACACAGAGGTCAGTGAGGGTACCTGAACCCTTGcacaaacaatacatttttttttatacttttgtaTTTAACAGCCACTTCTGAGTGAAGCATGAACCATTTGTCTGTAAAATATAAACGTGTGATGAAACAATACTGAAAATGTCACGTTGGTGGTGGTTTCCAgtttaacctcttaacattccaacgTCCCGCCCACGGGCCGTCAGGTCCTGGCGACAGCTTTCGGTATGTGCATACAACTGCTATATTAACTTCATACTCTGATACAgtgtttgaaagctaaaatcctcgtgattcgaccaatgcaaaccatttcaagatacaatcaccaaATCCGTCAGACCAACCAGTataagctatatatatatataaaccccgatttgaatgtaaacaactacgatagcttgtattcaaataGTTCCGCTGAACTCTAACCTttcgagtgacaccaaatccgaccctataggagctcacatgtccctttcacagccttcaATAGCTAACAagagcccgcgctgtaaggaaCGGCCAGCCCCTGTTATTTACTGTGGCCGAGCCtattgcaagcaattgtgccgatgactggcacttcgtgtagccaataaaattgtgaaaataacgatatccagctttaagtaggaagttcttGATCtactcagcaaaaaaaacacatctgcgtcaAGCTACCGGCTAAGACGGaacgatgcagcagcagccgcctgccACCATGGGGcggtgctgttttagaaaaaatacgaTAAGACACATACTtggaaaaacctgtgtaaaatagtcatttttcatggtattggtatgaaatttaatCTAGGACTGGGTAATGCTTTATCCTGtggccctacagtgttttccagctaataagtcccagctatacttgtctgcatgcatttgttagcaagcactttcaagcggaaatgaaaatcgtattagttttagtgtgtataaacttatattaatcaattccagtagcacttatagtcattctgacttttgggttagacactccagagtgtgctctttcagagaagccttgaccatgcatatactccaaatggttgaagaactacattcaatttactttggatatgccttgaataggcattttgcattacttttacaggaatgttaagaggttaactGATGTACGATTTAAAATTTGGGTTATTTTTGCGATAATTTGATTGTATGAAGTTACACAAATCCTCATTACTGACCATTCCTGGTGAGCAATGAATTCCACTTCTCAAATTGTTAATCTGAAGTTGGTTCCCAGGAACATTAGAGCACACATACAATCATTAATGACGTGCAAACACCAATGTGCATGCAgtcatataaatgtaaaatgtggaATATATACATcaataaaagagaaaatctgaacattgttttattatttattgtacaAATGCACCTTAGcataacttgtttttgtttgtatagGACCCCAGTGTGGACAGCACTGTCCTGCCTCCAGGCACGTATGTCAAAGTCTCTGGCAATCTGCGTTCCTTCCAGGTGAATTTACTGTCCtaaaatcatctccacagtACCCAGAAACGAATAGGAACTTTAAGGAAGCTTTAATGGTCCCTTGTGAGGCCAAATGACCATGTGAAATTTAAGTTGTTGGTAGCTATAAACTTTGTTCAATATACTGTTTTGGAAGTGTTTTTCACAATTATAGCATATATATGTTTTGGTGCGCCATGTGTCTGAATTTTACTTAACTGACCAACATGGGTTTTATCCTCACTCACACATGCAATGCACTTCGCTGTAAAGAGATCTTTTCACTTGCTGTACATCATATGTTAATTCGGCTATTTCAAGATTGActgaggggggggggcatcTCTTTGTCTTCCTGTCTCAGAATCACAGATCTGTTGTGGCATTTGGTGTCAGGCCCCTGGAGGACATGAATGAAATTACCTCACATATGCTGGAGGTTGTCCAAGCACACATGATGCTCAGCAAACCACAGGTGAGAAATGTTAAGCATAAACCTCAGCAGCTTCTATTTTTGGTTGCTGTTCTGCTGTTTTAAGTATAAACATACTATCATTTGGAAGACACGCAAAAACAATGTGAATCTGAAAAGCActtattattaaaatgaaactaaatccgtgtatggtttgttgtttcattatttcgtttcaaaaccaaatcggaaaaaccaaaaaaaaaaacacgtcgtcttttgttttttccattttaaaaccaaaacagataaacagaaaacaaaaaaacagacatcgtTTTTTTttccgttttttttttaaaaacaaaactgaaaaatattgattttgatatttaatgtgttcgatttgtgtagc from Micropterus dolomieu isolate WLL.071019.BEF.003 ecotype Adirondacks linkage group LG03, ASM2129224v1, whole genome shotgun sequence harbors:
- the rpa2 gene encoding replication protein A 32 kDa subunit isoform X1, coding for MRCTLSFARGSTQGRGLQNYVWLLSLLHSVFVISGGYSESSTVGGYTQSPGGFASPSLSQGGDKKGRTRATQIIPCTVSQLMSASQTDEAFKVGDVEVAQVTIVGVIRSTDKSMTNIQYKVDDMTGAPMDVKQWVDTEDPSVDSTVLPPGTYVKVSGNLRSFQNHRSVVAFGVRPLEDMNEITSHMLEVVQAHMMLSKPQSSLGGGMSSNDAPMSRPSVESTGGMGGGYAGANDMTNNGLSANQNQVLSLIRSCPDQQGISIQDLKQRLSGISLAVIKQAVEFLSNEGHIFSTIDEDHYKSTDNDD
- the rpa2 gene encoding replication protein A 32 kDa subunit isoform X2 yields the protein MRCTLSFARGSTQGRGGYSESSTVGGYTQSPGGFASPSLSQGGDKKGRTRATQIIPCTVSQLMSASQTDEAFKVGDVEVAQVTIVGVIRSTDKSMTNIQYKVDDMTGAPMDVKQWVDTEDPSVDSTVLPPGTYVKVSGNLRSFQNHRSVVAFGVRPLEDMNEITSHMLEVVQAHMMLSKPQSSLGGGMSSNDAPMSRPSVESTGGMGGGYAGANDMTNNGLSANQNQVLSLIRSCPDQQGISIQDLKQRLSGISLAVIKQAVEFLSNEGHIFSTIDEDHYKSTDNDD
- the rpa2 gene encoding replication protein A 32 kDa subunit isoform X3, with protein sequence MWNQGGYSESSTVGGYTQSPGGFASPSLSQGGDKKGRTRATQIIPCTVSQLMSASQTDEAFKVGDVEVAQVTIVGVIRSTDKSMTNIQYKVDDMTGAPMDVKQWVDTEDPSVDSTVLPPGTYVKVSGNLRSFQNHRSVVAFGVRPLEDMNEITSHMLEVVQAHMMLSKPQSSLGGGMSSNDAPMSRPSVESTGGMGGGYAGANDMTNNGLSANQNQVLSLIRSCPDQQGISIQDLKQRLSGISLAVIKQAVEFLSNEGHIFSTIDEDHYKSTDNDD